A section of the Brevundimonas sp. AJA228-03 genome encodes:
- a CDS encoding BrnA antitoxin family protein, whose amino-acid sequence MTDDDTTPEFTDAVMARARPAREVLSPEVMEAFRNKGGRPRAVAAKVPVSLRLDPDVVEAWKATGTGWQTRINDALRRAMPRAS is encoded by the coding sequence ATGACCGACGACGACACGACCCCGGAATTCACCGACGCTGTGATGGCCCGCGCGCGCCCGGCGCGCGAGGTGCTGTCGCCCGAGGTGATGGAGGCGTTCCGGAACAAGGGTGGGCGGCCGAGGGCCGTCGCCGCCAAGGTGCCGGTGTCCCTGCGCCTGGACCCCGACGTCGTGGAGGCCTGGAAGGCGACCGGCACGGGCTGGCAGACCCGCATCAATGACGCCCTGCGACGGGCGATGCCGCGCGCGTCCTGA
- a CDS encoding BrnT family toxin: MDIEFDAAKDAANIARHGVSLALGACMDMDTAVIDRDDRRDYGEVRFNALGRIEGRVYAMTFTVRDAIRIISLRKANPREQRRFVR, translated from the coding sequence ATGGACATTGAGTTCGACGCCGCCAAGGACGCCGCCAACATCGCCAGACACGGCGTGTCGCTGGCTCTCGGCGCTTGTATGGACATGGACACCGCCGTCATCGATCGGGATGACCGCCGCGACTATGGCGAGGTCCGCTTCAATGCTCTGGGCCGGATCGAGGGTCGGGTCTACGCCATGACCTTCACCGTCCGCGACGCCATCCGGATCATCTCGCTCCGCAAGGCCAACCCCAGAGAGCAACGCCGCTTCGTCCGATAG
- a CDS encoding TraB/GumN family protein, producing the protein MTLASHIKTALGRIARLATGTALGLGLTASLLGSPGQAFAHAAAPATQTTVVPASGQGPALWVIRDADSTLYLFGSVHVLRPETPWGTARVDAAFDSADRVILEISNPDDQTAIQPLIQQYGLSPARPLSSLLTPAEIAQLDAAAGTIGATAAQLDPLRPWLVGLTLSVAPLVKAGYDPQSGVELILKARAEAAGKPVSGLETIDRQVSILAGLSEETQLAFLRATLDEVENATAELDALVGAWATGDVASIERLGVDKMRDQSEEIYQALLVRRNTDWAGQIQTLLEGSGTVFIAVGSAHLAGDDSVQSILEQRGVEVTRE; encoded by the coding sequence ATGACGCTCGCCTCCCACATCAAGACCGCCCTCGGCCGGATCGCCCGCCTTGCGACCGGGACGGCCCTGGGCCTCGGCCTGACCGCCAGCCTGCTCGGATCGCCCGGCCAGGCCTTCGCGCACGCTGCGGCGCCCGCCACCCAGACCACCGTTGTTCCAGCCTCCGGACAGGGTCCGGCGCTGTGGGTGATCCGCGACGCGGATTCCACCCTCTATCTGTTCGGCTCGGTCCATGTCCTGCGACCGGAAACCCCGTGGGGCACGGCCAGGGTCGATGCGGCCTTCGACAGCGCCGATCGCGTCATTCTTGAAATCTCCAATCCCGACGACCAGACCGCGATCCAGCCTTTGATCCAGCAGTATGGCCTCTCGCCCGCCCGGCCCCTGTCCAGCCTGCTGACCCCTGCCGAGATCGCCCAACTGGATGCGGCGGCCGGGACCATCGGGGCGACGGCGGCCCAGCTCGACCCCCTGCGACCCTGGCTGGTCGGCCTCACCCTGTCGGTGGCCCCCCTGGTGAAGGCGGGCTACGATCCCCAGTCGGGTGTCGAGCTGATCCTGAAGGCGCGCGCCGAGGCTGCGGGCAAGCCCGTGTCCGGTCTGGAGACCATCGACAGACAGGTCTCCATCCTGGCCGGCCTGTCGGAGGAGACCCAGCTGGCCTTCCTGCGGGCCACGCTCGACGAAGTCGAGAATGCCACGGCCGAGCTGGACGCCCTGGTCGGGGCCTGGGCGACCGGCGACGTGGCCTCGATCGAGCGCCTGGGCGTCGACAAGATGCGGGACCAGTCCGAAGAAATCTATCAGGCCCTGCTGGTGCGGCGGAACACCGACTGGGCGGGGCAGATCCAGACCCTGCTCGAAGGGTCCGGCACGGTCTTCATCGCGGTCGGCAGCGCCCACCTGGCCGGCGACGACAGCGTCCAGTCCATCCTGGAACAGCGCGGCGTGGAAGTGACCCGCGAATAG
- a CDS encoding helix-turn-helix transcriptional regulator has protein sequence MNNHLKVLRAGRNWSQADLAAALGVSRQTVNALETGRYDPSLPLAFKIARVFEQPIESIFSDTGAST, from the coding sequence ATGAACAACCATCTGAAAGTGCTGCGCGCCGGGCGGAACTGGAGCCAGGCCGATCTGGCCGCGGCCCTGGGTGTCTCGCGCCAGACCGTCAATGCCCTGGAGACCGGTCGCTATGACCCCTCCCTGCCACTCGCCTTCAAGATCGCCCGGGTCTTCGAACAACCCATTGAATCCATCTTTTCGGACACAGGAGCCTCGACATGA
- a CDS encoding DNA recombination protein RmuC: protein MNMLTLGLTILCVLLAAGMIRAWLGWQTAKGALAMAVERAELIEKSRETMGDLLRAQAAQSAQTIADQMVNRATETFQAQDRVARERMEAQLKPVAETLAKFETQVAALEKARAEETGTLKEQLSALMIASSATRDEAKRLTEVLRGNTGRRGRWGEQTCRNVLEAAGMAGRFDFDEQSSSANDEGRQMRPDFLVRLPGGGLFVIDAKVPLAFPDASEPDDEARDAAMSARNAASIKSHVRDLAAKAYQDQFKPSPDFVALFVPSDAFLSAALDREPELMTDAMARRVIIVTPSTLFALCKAVAYGWRAEEQSKNADEVAKLGKELYKRLSVMGGHVFGVGRALEQAVGKYNQFVGSLESQVMVSAKRFEDLQVDHEGKDLPALTAIDHAPRPVTRPELVHDKTARS, encoded by the coding sequence ATGAACATGCTCACCCTCGGACTGACGATCCTTTGTGTCCTGCTCGCCGCCGGAATGATCCGGGCTTGGCTGGGCTGGCAGACGGCGAAGGGCGCGCTGGCCATGGCGGTCGAGCGGGCGGAGCTGATCGAGAAGAGCCGCGAGACGATGGGCGATCTGCTGCGCGCCCAGGCGGCGCAGTCGGCCCAGACGATCGCGGACCAGATGGTGAACCGCGCCACCGAAACCTTCCAGGCCCAGGACCGGGTCGCCCGGGAACGGATGGAGGCGCAGCTCAAGCCGGTGGCCGAGACCCTGGCCAAATTCGAGACCCAGGTCGCCGCGCTGGAAAAGGCGCGGGCCGAGGAGACCGGCACCCTGAAGGAACAGCTGTCGGCCCTGATGATCGCCTCCAGCGCCACCCGCGACGAGGCGAAACGCCTGACCGAGGTCCTGCGCGGCAACACCGGCCGTCGCGGCCGGTGGGGCGAACAGACGTGCCGCAATGTGCTGGAAGCGGCGGGCATGGCGGGTCGCTTCGACTTCGACGAACAGTCGTCCAGCGCCAATGACGAGGGTCGCCAGATGCGGCCGGACTTCCTCGTGCGGCTGCCCGGCGGGGGCCTGTTCGTCATCGACGCCAAGGTTCCCCTGGCCTTTCCCGATGCGTCCGAGCCGGACGACGAGGCGCGCGACGCGGCCATGTCGGCGCGCAATGCGGCCAGCATCAAGAGCCATGTGCGCGATCTGGCGGCCAAGGCCTATCAGGACCAGTTCAAACCCAGCCCCGACTTCGTCGCCCTGTTCGTGCCGTCCGACGCCTTCCTGTCGGCGGCGCTCGACCGCGAGCCCGAGCTGATGACCGATGCGATGGCGCGCCGCGTCATCATCGTCACGCCCTCGACCCTGTTCGCCCTGTGCAAGGCCGTCGCCTATGGCTGGCGGGCCGAGGAACAGTCGAAGAACGCCGACGAGGTCGCGAAACTGGGCAAGGAACTCTACAAGCGGCTGTCGGTCATGGGCGGCCATGTCTTCGGCGTCGGCCGGGCGCTGGAACAGGCCGTCGGCAAATACAACCAGTTCGTCGGCTCGCTGGAGAGCCAGGTCATGGTGTCGGCCAAACGGTTCGAGGACCTGCAGGTCGACCACGAGGGCAAGGACCTTCCGGCCTTGACCGCAATCGACCACGCCCCGCGTCCCGTGACCCGGCCGGAGCTGGTGCACGACAAGACCGCACGGTCCTGA
- a CDS encoding ATP-binding protein has protein sequence MHDDPDIEANAIGLTALKRSGVGWWRVLDASTTWWSPSMFDIFGLDPALGVPKPHEIFHLYHPDDTNIVARSWPKMFSSDEPFRMRYRVIRPTGECRHIVNWAQRQPPDEAGRRWVVGMVTDITDQVDDAALFDAERAFRFVAEHTSDMVVRSGLTSGITYASPASRSLLGYSPAEMVGMAPSDLVPRDHFVRIRAMLQDRIRRQELISPEGYEYQARHKDGRLVWLEANPRLVLNGAGELTEIVDVVRDIGSRKETEAALRAARAEAEAASQAKSEFLANMSHELRTPLTSILGFSRLIGASGDLSASDRGYLDLIRTAGETLLTVVNDILDFSKLEAGALTLDLEPFSAAALAEGATALLRDQAEAKGLVLTCETLCGGVAGDARLVGDVTRLRQVLLNLLSNAVKFTEKGSVRLILSIETDDEGTAVLSASVTDTGLGLAPDQIEQMFERFTQADGSVSRRFGGTGLGLAISRRLMDIMGGEIGARSDGKTGSTFWFRAALPFASADTTATTEADEGDLDRPLRILLAEDNAANRTLIKALLSSFDVSLDMVENGEEAVAAAAARPYDLILMDMQMPVMDGPTASRAIRASGVAGHDTPIVALTANVLPEQIRQCRDAGMQGHVAKPVDPRALMAALVEHARPRPAATEAADAA, from the coding sequence ATGCACGACGATCCGGACATCGAGGCAAACGCGATCGGCCTGACGGCGCTGAAGCGGTCGGGCGTCGGCTGGTGGCGGGTGCTGGACGCCAGCACGACCTGGTGGTCGCCGTCGATGTTCGACATCTTCGGTCTGGATCCCGCCCTCGGGGTGCCCAAACCCCACGAAATCTTCCACCTCTATCATCCCGACGACACGAATATCGTGGCCCGCAGCTGGCCCAAGATGTTCAGCTCGGACGAGCCGTTCCGCATGCGCTATCGCGTCATCCGGCCGACCGGCGAATGCAGGCATATCGTCAACTGGGCCCAGCGCCAGCCGCCCGACGAGGCCGGTCGACGCTGGGTGGTCGGCATGGTCACCGACATCACCGATCAGGTCGACGACGCGGCGCTGTTCGATGCCGAGCGCGCCTTCCGCTTCGTGGCCGAGCACACGTCGGACATGGTGGTCCGCTCCGGACTGACGTCCGGCATCACCTATGCCTCGCCTGCATCCCGCTCCCTTCTGGGCTACTCGCCGGCGGAAATGGTCGGCATGGCCCCGTCGGACCTGGTGCCCCGGGACCATTTTGTGCGCATCCGTGCCATGCTGCAGGACCGGATACGGCGTCAGGAACTGATCAGCCCGGAAGGCTATGAATACCAGGCCCGCCACAAGGATGGCCGTCTGGTCTGGCTTGAGGCCAACCCCCGCCTGGTTCTGAACGGCGCGGGAGAGCTGACCGAGATCGTCGACGTCGTTCGCGACATCGGGTCGCGCAAGGAGACCGAGGCGGCGCTGCGGGCGGCGCGGGCCGAGGCCGAGGCCGCCTCCCAGGCAAAGAGCGAATTCCTGGCGAACATGAGCCACGAACTGCGCACGCCCCTGACCAGCATCCTGGGTTTCTCACGCCTGATTGGCGCGAGCGGCGATCTGTCGGCAAGTGATCGGGGCTATCTGGATCTGATCCGCACTGCGGGCGAGACCTTGCTGACGGTCGTGAACGACATTCTGGATTTCTCCAAGCTGGAGGCCGGCGCGCTGACGCTGGATCTGGAACCGTTCTCGGCGGCGGCCCTCGCGGAAGGCGCGACAGCCCTGCTGCGCGACCAGGCCGAGGCCAAGGGACTGGTCCTGACGTGCGAAACCTTGTGCGGCGGTGTGGCCGGTGACGCCCGACTGGTGGGCGATGTCACCCGGCTGCGGCAGGTTCTGCTGAACCTTCTGAGCAATGCCGTGAAGTTCACGGAAAAGGGCAGCGTCCGGCTGATCCTGTCCATCGAGACGGACGACGAGGGCACGGCCGTACTGTCGGCCTCGGTAACCGACACCGGTCTGGGGCTGGCGCCGGACCAGATCGAGCAGATGTTCGAGCGCTTCACCCAGGCGGACGGGTCCGTGTCGCGCCGGTTCGGCGGTACGGGTCTGGGCCTGGCGATCTCGCGTCGCCTGATGGACATCATGGGCGGTGAAATCGGCGCGCGCAGCGACGGGAAGACGGGCTCGACCTTCTGGTTCCGAGCGGCCCTCCCCTTCGCCTCGGCCGACACGACAGCCACGACCGAGGCGGATGAGGGCGACCTTGATCGTCCGCTCCGAATTCTCCTGGCCGAGGACAATGCGGCGAACCGCACCCTGATCAAGGCGCTTCTGTCTTCTTTCGACGTCTCGCTGGACATGGTCGAGAACGGTGAGGAGGCCGTGGCGGCCGCGGCGGCCCGCCCCTACGATCTCATCCTGATGGACATGCAGATGCCCGTCATGGACGGCCCGACCGCGAGCCGCGCCATCCGCGCCTCGGGCGTTGCCGGGCACGATACGCCGATCGTCGCCCTGACCGCCAACGTCCTGCCCGAACAGATCAGACAATGCCGGGATGCCGGAATGCAGGGGCATGTTGCAAAACCGGTCGATCCCAGGGCCCTGATGGCGGCCCTGGTCGAGCACGCGCGTCCCCGACCCGCCGCCACCGAAGCAGCCGACGCGGCCTGA
- a CDS encoding M3 family metallopeptidase, with amino-acid sequence MHRRQVLIGGASLMALSGCATSGSGAGEASAMTPAQEAGIARAVLPAQSPRAELLQPWTGRYDGTPPWDKVTPARLREAILEGIALQRADIAAIANNSDPAGFYNVIVPLELAGEPLDRATNLYGVMTSNIGGEAWDALDTEISPVLSAAYDEITFNDALFQRIKAVADNPEGLSPQQRRLAERRRDAFIRSGANLDAAGKAELGRINTALSGAFTRFGQKVVADENAWTVIPTAAGVAGLPESNKAAAASAARARNIDGWIIMNTRSSVDPFLTFADDRAAREQVWKRFVNRGDNGDANDTNATIAEIVRLRDQRARLLGYRNHAEWRMQDTMARTPAAAKDLMDRVWAPARARVAEEVADMRAIAGFDIEPWDYLYFAEKVRKAKYDLDQNELKPYFELNAVRAGSFYMAECLYGFTFTRLPAGSVPIFEPDVVTYEVHDKASGRLIGLYYTDDYARAGKRSGAWMTTYRSFSQLTGSKVILASNNNNFTRPEPGEPVLLSLDDAETMFHEFGHALHYLSSVVTYPSYGETPRDFVEYPSQVHEHWVLSRPILDGYLKHYQTGAAMPQALVDKIQSAETFNQGYATVSYLSSAIVDMDLHTQATPPTDIDAFEKASLARIGMPKEIVMRHRLPQFNHLFTSDAYSAGYYSYLWSETMDADTWAYFEDSGDVFNPDIAGRFKSIMLAPGNTTDRADAYRRFRGRDVDVTALLKVRGFPVS; translated from the coding sequence ATGCACAGACGCCAGGTTCTTATCGGGGGCGCCAGCCTGATGGCCCTTTCCGGATGCGCCACCTCAGGGTCGGGCGCGGGCGAAGCCAGCGCCATGACCCCCGCGCAGGAGGCCGGGATCGCCCGCGCCGTCCTGCCCGCCCAGTCTCCGCGCGCCGAACTGCTGCAGCCGTGGACGGGCCGCTATGACGGCACACCGCCGTGGGACAAGGTCACGCCCGCCAGGCTGCGCGAGGCGATCCTTGAGGGAATCGCGCTTCAGCGCGCCGACATCGCGGCGATCGCGAACAATTCCGATCCGGCCGGCTTCTACAATGTGATCGTTCCGCTGGAACTGGCGGGTGAACCTCTGGACCGGGCGACCAACCTCTATGGCGTGATGACTTCCAATATCGGCGGCGAGGCTTGGGATGCGCTCGACACCGAAATCTCGCCTGTGCTGTCGGCCGCCTATGACGAGATCACCTTCAACGACGCCCTGTTCCAGCGGATCAAGGCCGTCGCCGACAATCCGGAAGGTCTGAGCCCGCAGCAGCGCCGGCTCGCCGAACGCCGCCGCGATGCCTTCATCCGCTCGGGCGCCAATCTGGACGCGGCCGGCAAGGCCGAGCTGGGCCGGATCAATACCGCCCTGTCCGGGGCCTTCACCCGCTTCGGCCAGAAGGTCGTGGCCGACGAGAACGCATGGACGGTGATCCCGACCGCAGCCGGGGTCGCGGGTCTGCCCGAGTCCAACAAGGCCGCCGCCGCCTCGGCGGCCCGCGCCCGGAACATCGACGGCTGGATCATCATGAACACGCGGTCCAGCGTGGACCCGTTCCTGACCTTCGCCGACGACCGGGCCGCACGCGAGCAGGTCTGGAAGAGGTTCGTCAATCGCGGTGACAACGGCGACGCCAACGACACCAATGCGACGATCGCCGAGATCGTTCGCCTGCGCGACCAGCGGGCCAGGCTTCTGGGCTACCGCAACCACGCGGAATGGCGGATGCAGGACACCATGGCCAGGACCCCGGCCGCGGCCAAAGACCTGATGGACCGGGTCTGGGCCCCGGCCAGGGCGCGGGTGGCCGAAGAGGTCGCCGACATGCGCGCCATCGCGGGCTTCGACATCGAACCGTGGGACTATCTGTATTTCGCCGAGAAGGTGCGGAAGGCCAAATACGATCTCGATCAGAACGAGCTGAAGCCCTATTTCGAACTGAACGCCGTCCGCGCCGGATCCTTCTACATGGCCGAGTGCCTCTATGGCTTCACCTTCACCAGACTGCCCGCAGGGTCGGTACCGATCTTCGAGCCCGACGTCGTCACCTACGAGGTGCACGACAAGGCCTCGGGCCGTCTGATCGGCCTGTACTACACCGACGACTATGCCCGCGCGGGCAAGCGGTCAGGGGCCTGGATGACGACCTATCGGTCGTTCTCGCAGCTCACGGGATCGAAGGTCATCCTGGCCTCGAACAACAACAACTTCACCAGGCCCGAGCCGGGCGAACCGGTGCTGCTGTCGCTCGACGACGCAGAGACGATGTTCCACGAGTTCGGCCATGCCCTGCACTATCTGTCGTCGGTGGTGACCTATCCGTCCTATGGCGAGACGCCCCGCGACTTCGTCGAGTATCCGTCCCAGGTGCACGAGCACTGGGTGCTCAGCCGGCCGATCCTGGACGGCTATCTGAAGCACTACCAGACGGGTGCGGCCATGCCCCAGGCCCTGGTCGACAAGATCCAGTCAGCGGAGACCTTCAACCAGGGCTATGCCACCGTCAGCTATCTGTCTTCGGCCATCGTCGACATGGACCTGCATACCCAGGCGACGCCGCCGACCGACATCGATGCGTTCGAAAAGGCCTCACTGGCCCGGATCGGCATGCCGAAGGAGATCGTGATGCGGCACCGCCTGCCGCAGTTCAATCACCTGTTCACGTCGGATGCCTATTCGGCCGGCTACTACAGCTACCTGTGGTCCGAGACGATGGACGCCGACACCTGGGCCTATTTCGAGGACTCGGGCGATGTGTTCAATCCGGACATCGCCGGACGCTTCAAGTCGATCATGCTGGCGCCCGGCAACACGACCGACCGCGCCGACGCCTATCGCCGGTTCCGCGGCCGCGACGTCGACGTGACCGCCCTGCTGAAGGTGCGGGGCTTCCCGGTCAGCTGA
- a CDS encoding glutamate racemase, with amino-acid sequence MAIGVFDSGVGGLTVHRELTRRFPGRDLVYLADQANAPIGSRSGEEIVEITRSGCERLFEAGASVVVLACNTASAVALRRLQQTWVGEAARRHGRPVNVLGIIVPTIEAATGLPWTYEAERLGDKVEAIDITGVFCTAATAISRVYEIEIDKRREDLAVFSEPCPGLAGLIELGAPTEELSVVVADHVDALRRRIGRHPDTAILGCTHYEIVADLFAAALPDTTTLIHQPSAVADALERYFDRHPEYALGDAGRRTFLTTGKTGPQSDRVSQFWGAPLSFEAA; translated from the coding sequence ATGGCCATAGGCGTATTCGACAGCGGCGTGGGCGGGCTGACCGTCCACCGGGAACTGACCCGGCGTTTTCCCGGGCGCGATCTCGTCTATCTGGCGGATCAGGCCAATGCGCCGATCGGATCCAGAAGCGGCGAGGAGATCGTCGAGATCACCCGCAGCGGCTGCGAGCGCCTGTTCGAGGCCGGGGCCAGCGTCGTCGTCCTGGCCTGCAATACGGCATCGGCCGTCGCCCTGCGTCGTCTGCAGCAGACCTGGGTGGGCGAGGCCGCCAGACGGCACGGGCGTCCGGTCAATGTGCTGGGCATCATCGTACCCACGATCGAGGCGGCGACCGGCCTGCCCTGGACCTATGAGGCGGAACGTCTCGGGGACAAGGTCGAGGCCATCGACATCACGGGCGTCTTCTGCACCGCCGCCACCGCCATCAGCCGCGTCTATGAGATCGAGATCGACAAGCGGCGCGAGGACCTGGCCGTTTTCTCCGAACCCTGCCCTGGCCTGGCGGGGCTGATCGAACTGGGGGCCCCGACCGAGGAGCTGAGCGTCGTGGTGGCCGACCATGTCGACGCCCTGCGGCGCCGGATCGGTCGCCACCCCGATACGGCCATCCTGGGGTGCACCCACTACGAGATCGTGGCCGACCTGTTCGCCGCCGCCCTGCCCGACACCACGACGCTGATCCACCAGCCCAGCGCGGTCGCCGATGCCCTGGAGCGGTATTTCGACCGCCACCCCGAATACGCCCTGGGCGACGCCGGGCGTCGCACCTTCCTGACCACCGGCAAGACCGGGCCGCAATCGGACCGGGTCAGCCAGTTCTGGGGCGCGCCGCTGAGTTTCGAGGCCGCCTGA
- a CDS encoding carboxymuconolactone decarboxylase family protein has protein sequence MSIDSLRDLMPAYARDISLNLSSLASETVLNDQQKWGCFLASAHAVGVAPVVRAIEAAAAEKLSPEALNAARAAAAIMGMNNIYYRSLHLMKNQEYTTLPARLRMNILANPGVEKMDFELWSTAVSAINGCGACLDAHEGELRKHGVPAQQVQTALRIGAVVHAASRIAASETALQG, from the coding sequence ATGTCCATCGATTCTCTGCGCGACCTGATGCCTGCCTATGCCAGGGACATCTCGCTGAACCTGTCGTCGCTGGCCTCCGAAACCGTGCTGAACGACCAGCAGAAGTGGGGCTGCTTCCTGGCCTCGGCCCATGCGGTGGGTGTCGCCCCGGTCGTCCGCGCCATCGAGGCCGCCGCCGCCGAAAAACTATCGCCCGAGGCCCTCAACGCGGCCAGGGCCGCCGCGGCCATCATGGGCATGAACAACATCTACTACCGCTCGCTGCACCTGATGAAGAACCAGGAGTACACGACGCTTCCGGCCCGGCTGCGGATGAACATCCTGGCCAATCCGGGTGTCGAGAAGATGGATTTCGAACTGTGGTCGACGGCCGTCAGCGCCATCAACGGCTGCGGGGCCTGCCTGGACGCCCATGAGGGCGAACTGCGCAAGCATGGCGTGCCGGCCCAACAGGTCCAGACGGCGCTCCGCATCGGCGCGGTCGTCCATGCCGCCAGCCGGATCGCGGCTTCGGAGACCGCGCTTCAGGGCTGA
- a CDS encoding peroxiredoxin, with protein MLGVGEHLPEFKVIGVKPGFNSHEENGVSAFEPITNASFEGKWKVIFFYPKDFTFVCPTEIAEFASLARDFEDRDTVVLGGSTDNEFVKLAWRRDHADLSKLPIWQFADNGGKLVRALGILDEAEGVALRATFVVDPHNVIQHVYVTNLNVGRAPADTLRVVDALQTDELCACNRPVGGETLAA; from the coding sequence ATGCTCGGCGTCGGCGAACATCTGCCAGAATTCAAGGTCATCGGCGTAAAGCCCGGCTTCAACAGCCATGAAGAAAACGGCGTCTCGGCCTTCGAGCCGATCACCAACGCCTCGTTCGAGGGCAAGTGGAAGGTCATCTTCTTCTATCCGAAGGACTTCACCTTCGTGTGCCCGACGGAAATCGCCGAGTTCGCCTCGCTGGCGCGCGACTTCGAGGATCGCGACACCGTCGTCCTCGGCGGCTCGACCGACAACGAATTCGTCAAGCTGGCCTGGCGCCGCGACCACGCCGACCTGTCGAAACTGCCGATCTGGCAGTTTGCTGACAACGGCGGCAAGCTGGTGCGCGCCCTGGGCATTCTGGACGAGGCCGAGGGTGTCGCCCTGCGCGCCACCTTCGTGGTCGATCCGCACAATGTGATCCAGCACGTCTATGTCACCAACCTGAACGTGGGCCGCGCCCCCGCCGATACCCTGCGGGTCGTCGACGCCCTGCAGACCGACGAACTGTGCGCCTGCAACCGCCCCGTCGGCGGCGAGACGCTCGCGGCGTAA
- a CDS encoding hydrogen peroxide-inducible genes activator: protein MLPTLRQLQYLKLLSEHGSFSRAAEAAHVSQPALSSGVQELERVLGAPVVERTRGNVQLTAVGAEACRRAEDVLARTEDLVEAARNAGRPLSGRLRMGIIPTVAPFLLPATLPGLKADYPDLRLFIREDLTPRLIAGLKAGQLDCAVIALPYDAPGIEHARIGDDEILAVAPVGHPLARPGDIEPGSLKSGDLILLEDGHCLRDQALAGIDMEAPRGEDVFAATSLHTLVQMVSSGLGVSFLPAMAVRAGLADDKGVVTRHFAAEAPRREIVVAWRSGSSRAAEARLLAEAMRLA, encoded by the coding sequence ATGCTCCCCACCCTGCGCCAGCTGCAGTATCTGAAGCTCCTGTCCGAGCACGGATCGTTCAGTCGCGCCGCCGAGGCGGCGCACGTCAGCCAGCCCGCCCTGTCGTCCGGGGTGCAGGAGCTGGAGAGGGTTCTCGGCGCGCCCGTCGTCGAGCGCACGCGGGGCAACGTCCAGCTGACGGCGGTCGGGGCCGAGGCCTGCCGGCGGGCGGAAGACGTTCTGGCCCGCACCGAAGACCTGGTCGAGGCCGCGCGCAATGCCGGGCGACCCTTGTCGGGGCGGCTGCGCATGGGGATCATCCCGACCGTCGCGCCCTTCCTGCTGCCAGCCACCCTGCCCGGCCTGAAGGCAGACTATCCGGACTTGCGCCTGTTCATCCGCGAGGATCTGACGCCCCGGCTGATCGCGGGGCTGAAGGCGGGGCAGCTGGACTGCGCCGTCATCGCCCTGCCCTATGACGCGCCCGGCATCGAGCACGCCCGGATCGGCGACGACGAAATTCTGGCCGTCGCCCCGGTCGGGCATCCGCTGGCCCGGCCCGGGGACATCGAGCCGGGGTCGCTGAAGTCCGGGGACCTCATTCTGCTGGAGGACGGACATTGCCTGCGCGACCAGGCCCTGGCCGGGATCGATATGGAGGCTCCGAGGGGCGAGGACGTCTTCGCCGCGACCTCGCTTCATACCCTGGTGCAGATGGTGTCGTCGGGGCTTGGCGTGTCCTTCCTGCCCGCCATGGCGGTGCGGGCCGGGCTGGCGGACGACAAGGGCGTCGTGACCCGTCACTTCGCCGCCGAAGCACCCCGACGCGAGATCGTCGTGGCCTGGCGCTCGGGGTCCAGTCGTGCCGCAGAGGCGCGGTTGTTGGCCGAGGCCATGCGACTGGCCTGA